One genomic window of Clostridioides sp. ES-S-0054-01 includes the following:
- a CDS encoding transcriptional regulator has translation MKNLLEIQKKLIPQAIELMERRYSILRQISLSEPIGRRTLSNVLEISERIIRSETEFLKEQGLIDVAVSGMTITKEGSDLLDKLKDIMSDIMGLSKLQDRVREKLGIKKVILVPGSCDENGSLLKDVTRYGCEYFLGILKDGDIVSITGGSTMLEFSNVIKTDKRYPNTTIVPARGSMGTDVEMQSNSIVASISKKLHSNCKLLHIPDELDESAMKTLSLVPEIKTTLEYIKRTDILVFSIGRADVMAKRRKLPEDKVDEILSKNAVGEAFGYYFNKDGEIVYKLNTVGIDLETVKQVKETIAIFAGTEKVEALLAISNMHKNMVLVTDEESAYKILSLL, from the coding sequence ATGAAGAACTTATTAGAAATTCAAAAGAAATTGATTCCACAGGCAATTGAACTTATGGAAAGAAGATACTCTATTTTAAGACAAATATCTTTAAGTGAACCAATAGGTAGAAGAACCTTATCAAATGTATTAGAAATTAGTGAAAGAATAATCAGGTCAGAAACAGAGTTTTTAAAAGAACAAGGACTTATAGACGTAGCTGTATCTGGGATGACTATCACCAAAGAAGGTTCTGATTTGTTAGATAAACTTAAGGACATCATGAGTGACATCATGGGATTGTCTAAGTTACAAGATAGAGTTAGAGAAAAGCTTGGAATAAAAAAGGTAATACTAGTTCCTGGAAGCTGTGATGAAAATGGAAGTTTACTAAAAGATGTAACTAGATATGGATGCGAGTATTTCTTAGGTATTTTAAAAGATGGAGATATCGTTTCAATAACAGGTGGAAGCACTATGTTGGAGTTTTCAAACGTTATTAAAACTGATAAGAGATACCCAAATACTACAATAGTTCCAGCTAGAGGAAGTATGGGAACTGATGTAGAGATGCAGTCTAATAGTATAGTTGCTTCAATAAGTAAGAAGTTACATTCTAATTGCAAACTTTTACATATACCAGATGAGTTGGATGAGAGTGCAATGAAAACTCTTAGTCTAGTGCCAGAGATTAAAACAACTTTGGAGTATATTAAAAGAACGGACATTTTAGTTTTTAGTATAGGTAGAGCAGATGTCATGGCAAAGAGAAGAAAACTTCCAGAAGACAAGGTTGATGAGATATTATCTAAAAATGCAGTTGGAGAAGCATTTGGATACTATTTCAACAAAGATGGAGAAATAGTTTACAAATTAAATACTGTTGGAATTGATTTAGAGACAGTTAAACAAGTAAAAGAAACTATTGCAATCTTTGCAGGGACTGAAAAAGTAGAAGCCTTATTAGCCATATCAAATATGCATAAAAACATGGTTCTTGTAACAGATGAAGAAAGTGCTTATAAGATATTGTCATTATTATAA